A portion of the Penaeus monodon isolate SGIC_2016 chromosome 28, NSTDA_Pmon_1, whole genome shotgun sequence genome contains these proteins:
- the LOC119591350 gene encoding LOW QUALITY PROTEIN: transketolase-like protein 2 (The sequence of the model RefSeq protein was modified relative to this genomic sequence to represent the inferred CDS: inserted 1 base in 1 codon), with translation MGCTLSGGILGTTSNMADINQQELQDIANKLRILSIKSTEASKSGHPTSCASMAEIMSVLFFHTMRYKLSAPKDASSDRFILSKGHAAPILYAAWAEAGLFPTEELMNLRKIDNDLEGHPTPRLNFVDVATGSLGQGLSVACXMAYVGKFYDKASYRTYCLIGDGESAEGSIWEALSFAGIKKLDNLVAIFDINRLGQSEPTAFQHDMDAYRSRLEGFGWNTLVVDGHDIEAICKAFHEASQTKGKPTCLLAKTYKGKGFPAIEDAENWHGKPLGAKAEEVIAAIEGQIKNPGPNNLVPQKPLHEDAPKVDISNIQLASPPKYNKGDKVATRQAYGTALSKLAENNQRVIALDGDTKNSTFSNAMLKTDPARYIECFIAEQNLVGVGIGAACRDRTVAFVSTFAAFFTRAFDQLRMGAISQTNINCVGSHAGISIGEDGPSQMALEDLAMFRSIPSSTVFYPSDAVSTERACELAANTPGLCFIRTSRPGTAVVYDNDHQFEIGKGNVIMSSDSDKVLVIGAAITLREAMTAADQMASEGINLRVMDLFTIKPIDKEGIIKNARECGGRIIVVEDHYAEGGIGEAVLSAVAMERDIIMKHLAVPRIPRSGKCDELLEMFGISASAVVKAAREISSL, from the exons ATGGGGTGTACACTGTCAGGCGGAATCCTAGGAACCACGAGCAACATGGCAGATATAAATCAGCAAGAACTTCAGGATATTGCCAACAAACTGAGGATTTTGTCCATCAAGAGCACGGAAGCATCGAAGTCCGG GCATCCAACATCATGTGCATCTATGGCAGAGATCATGTCTGTGCTCTTTTTCCACACAATGCGCTACAAGCTCTCGGCTCCCAAGGATGCCAGCTCAGACAGGTTCATTCTGTCCAAGGGTCATGCAGCTCCCATCCTCTATGCTG CATGGGCTGAGGCAGGTCTATTCCCCACTGAGGAGTTGATGAACCTGCGTAAGATCGACAATGATCTTGAGGGCCATCCCACTCCTCGCCTCAACTTTGTGGATGTGGCCACTGGCTCATTGGGTCAGGGTCTCTCTGTAGCTT GCATGGCCTATGTGGGCAAGTTTTATGACAAAGCTTCTTACAG GACCTACTGTCTCATTGGTGATGGTGAAAGTGCTGAGGGCAGCATCTGGGAGGCTTTGAGCTTTGCAGGAATCAAGAAGCTGGACAATCTGGTGGCCATTTTTGACATCAATCGTCTTGGTCAGTCAGAGCCCACAGCCTTCCAACATGACATGGATGCTTACCGCTCCCGCCTCGAAGGTTTTGGCTGGAATACCTTGGTTGTGGATGGCCATGATATTGAGGCTATTTGCAAG GCATTCCATGAAGCTTCTCAGACAAAGGGCAAGCCCACATGCCTGCTTGCCAAGACTTACAAAGGCAAAGGGTTCCCTGCCATTGAAGATGCAGAGAACTGGCATGGCAAGCCCCTGGGAGCCAAAGCAGAGGAGGTCATTGCTGCCATTGAAGGTCAGATCAAGAATCCTGGACCCAACAACCTTGTACCTCAGAAGCCACTTCACGAAGATGCACCTAAAGTTGATATAAGCAACATTCAACTAGCCAGCCCTCCAAAGTACAACAAAG GTGACAAGGTAGCCACAAGACAGGCATATGGCACTGCTCTCTCCAAGCTTGCTGAAAACAACCAAAGGGTAATTGCTCTTGATGGTGACACAAAGAACTCGACTTTCTCCAATGCCATGTTAAAGACGGATCCTGCCAG gtACATCGAGTGCTTCATTGCTGAACAGAATTTGGTTGGAGTTGGAATTGGAGCAGCTTGCCGAGACCGCACTGTTGCTTTTGTCTCGACCTTCGCTGCATTCTTCACTCGCGCATTTGACCAATTGCGAATGGGTGCTATTTCTCAG ACCAACATCAACTGTGTGGGATCTCATGCTGGCATCAGCATTGGTGAAGATGGTCCAAGCCAGATGGCACTGGAGGATTTGGCAATGTTCCGCAGCATTCCCTCATCCACTGTCTTCTACCCCTCTGATGCTGTGTCTACTGAGCGTGCCTGTGAGCTTGCTGCCAACACTCCTGGGCTCTGCTTCATTCGTACTTCTCGCCCAGGAACAGCTGTTGTCTATGACAATGATCATCAGTTCGAA ATTGGCAAGGGTAATGTAATCATGTCATCAGACAGTGACAAGGTGCTGGTGATTGGTGCTGCCATCACCTTAAGGGAAGCTATGACTGCTGCTGATCAAATGGCTTCTGAGGGAATCAATCTGCGTGTCATGGATCTCTTCACCATTAAGCCCATTGACAAGGAGGGCATTATCAAAAATGCTCGTGAGTGTGGTGGTCGCATCATCGTTGTGGAGGATCATTATGCAGAAG GTGGTATTGGAGAAGCAGTCCTGTCAGCTGTTGCAATGGAGCGTGACATCATCATGAAACACCTTGCTGTGCCACGTATTCCTCGATCTGGAAAGTGTGACGAACTCCTGGAGATGTTTGGCATCTCTGCCTCTGCTGTTGTTAAGGCTGCCAGAGAGATATCTAGCCTTTAA